The genomic segment CACCTACGGGATCCTGGTGTACCAGGAGCAGGTGCTGCAGATCGCGCAGAAGGTCGCCGGGTTCTCGCTCGGTGAGGCCGACATGCTGCGGCGTGCGATCGGCAAGAAGAAGCGCTCCGAGATGGAGGCGCAGAAGGCCAAGTTCCTGTCTGGCATCGTCTCCAGCGGCTACGACGAGTCGTTCGGGACCAAGCTGTGGGACCTCATCGAGGGCTTCGCCGACTACGCGTTCAACAAGTCGCACTCGGCCGGGTACGGGCTGGTCAGCTACCAGACGGCCTGGCTGAAGGCCAACTATCCGGTCGAGTACATGGCGGCGCTCCTGACCTCGGTCAAGGGCAACAAGGACCGTCTGCCGCTGTACCTGCACACGTGCCGGTTGATGGGCATCGACGTCCTGCAGCCCGACGTCAACGCCAGCAAGCTCGACTTCGCTCCGGCCGACGGCAGGATCCGGTTCGGCCTGTCGGCGGTGCGCAACGTCGGCGGGCAGGTCGTCGAGGCGATCATCGACGCCCGGCGGCGCAGCGGCGTGTTCACCAGCTTCGCCGACTTCTGCGCCAAGGTCGACGTCGGGTGCCTGAACCGCCGGACGCTCGAGTCGCTGATCAAGGCCGGCGCCTTCGAGTCGCTCGGCCACCCGCGCAAGGGCCTGCTGCTGTCGTTCGAGCCGATCGCCGAGGAAGCCATCGCCCGCAAGCGGGCAGAGGCGGAGGGCCAGTTCTCGCTGTTCGACTCGGCTGGCGACGCCGCCGACGACGTGTCGCTGCTCGACGGCGTGGTGATCGCCGACATCGAGTTCGAGCGCCGCGAGAAGCTCGCGCACGAGCGCGAGATGCTCGGGCTGTACGTCTCCGACCATCCGCTGCTGGGCATGGAGCGCCTCCTGGCAGAGCTGTCGTCGGTCTCGATCGGCGAGCTCGTCGAGTCGGGGGGCGGCCGCGACGACGTCAAGGTGGCCGGCATCCTGACGGGGCTCGCCAAGAAGTTCACCCGCAAGGGCGAGCCGTACGTCGTGGGCACGCTCGAGGACCTGCGCGGCAGCATCGACTGCATCTTCTTCCCCAGTGTGTACCAGGCCGCGGCGGATCTGCTGACCGACGACGCGCTGCTGCGGGTCACGGGCCGACTGGACAACGCCGACCCACCCAAGATCATCGCGCTCGACGTCGTCGCGCCCGACACATCCGACGTCGACGGCCGGCCCCTCGTGCTCCAGGTCGCGCCCCAGCAGTGCACGGACACGGTCGTCAGCCGTCTGCGGTCGATCCTCGCGGACCACCCGGGTCCGGTGCCGGTGCACCTGCAGCTGGGGCTGCAGCCACACGCGAACCCGACCACGTTGCGGTTGCCGGCCGACTACAGCGTCAGCCGCAATCCGGGCCTGTTCGCGGAGCTGTCGGAGGTCCTCGGCCCCGAAGCCGTCGCCTCCTAGGTCGGTAGCGTGCCCCGCGGCGACCACGACCACCCCGCCACCGTCGCTCCGCTCACACCGACGGTGCCGCATGCGGTGCGCGCGGGCGATCGCGTGGCGGTCGTCAGCCCATGCGGGCCGGTGCTCGACCACGGCCTGCTCGATCGCGGCATCGCACTGCTCGCGTCGTGGGGCCTGGACGTCGTCGAAGGCGTCCACGTTCGTCACTCGCGTGGGCACCTCGCCGGTTCGGACGACCAGCGCACATCGGACCTCAACGGTGCGATCGCCGACCCGGCCGTCCGGGCGATCTGGATCGCCCGTGGTGGGTATGGGATCACGCGCATCCTGGATCGGATCGACTGGGACGCGCTGGCGCGTGATCCGACGCTGATCGTCGGGTTCAGCGACGTGACGGCGCTGCTGGCGGCGGCACGACATCGCCTCGGGCTGGTCGGGGTGCACGGACACTTCGTGGGCCGCCTCGCTGTGCAGCCGGAACCCGCCGTCACGCAGCTGCGTCGTCTGGTGTTCGGTGAGGACACCGAAACGGTGCTGCACGGTGCCGCGCTCGCGGGGACGCCGCTGACGGCGGTCAGCGGGCCACTGGTGGGGGGCAACCTGACGGTGCTGGCGGCGCTCGCAGGGACACCACACCGCATCGACGCGCGCGGATGCGTGCTGCTGCTCGAGGAGGTGGGCGAGGCGCCCTACCGCGTCGACAGGCTGCTGACGCAGCTGCGCGACAGCGGTGCGCTCGACGGGGTCGCCGGCGCCGCGGTCGGCACGCCGGTCCGCTGCGATCCACCCGCGACGCGACCGTCCGGTTCGTTCAGCGACGTCGTCGCCGACCGCCTCGGTGAGCTCGGTGTGCCCGTCGTCACCGACCTGCCGATCGGGCACATGCCCGAGCAGCGGGCGGTCCTGCATGGCGGACGGGTCACGCTCGACGCGTCGACCGGTCTCCTGACGTCACACGACCGCCTGCCATCACGGCGTGCGCACGGCCGGCCCCGGTCGGGTGCAGGCCCGCATCCGCGTCGCTGATCCTTCCATCTGCCCGCCGCGGAGTGCACACTTCACGCCGAGCGATCCCATGGGGGCTGCGATGTGGGCGAACCGGCTGCGCCGGACGCTGGTGGTTGCGGTGGTCAGCGCGATGCTGCTCGGCCTGGTCGCACCGGCCACCGCCGAGTCGCGCAGAGCCACGCCGGTCGCCGTCCGCGGTGCCACGTGGCGGGTGCGTCACAGCAACAGCGCGGGTCCGCCGCACCGGGTGTTCCGCTACGGGCGCGTCGGCGACGTACAGGTGATGGGGGACTGGAACCGCGACGGCGTGTCGAGCCCCGGCGTCGTCCGCGGCAACCGGTGGCTGCTGCGCAACTGGCCCAGCGGCGGCCCGCCCGGGTGGCGCTTCCGGTTCGGGCGGCGTGGCGACGTGCCGGTGGTGGGGGACTGGAATGGCGACGGTCGGACGACGATCGGTGTGATGCGCGGGAACCGGTGGCTGCTGCGCAACCGGTTGAGCGGTGGCCCCGCGGGGCGCGACCTCCGGTTCGGGCGGCGTGGCGACGTGCCGGTGGTGGGGGACTGGAACGGCGACGGTCGGACGACGATCGGTGTGGTGCGCGGGAACCGGTGGCTGCTGCGCAACAGCAACACCGGTGGTCCGCCGCATCATGACTTCCGGTTCGGGCGGCGTGGCGAGGTACCGGTGGTGGGGGACTGGAACCGTGACGGCCGGACCACGATCGGCATGGTGCGCGGGCGGCGGTGGCGGCTGCGCAACCGCTTCAGCGGCGGGCCGCCGCATCGGTCCTACGGGTACGGCGCGTGCGGCGACGTCTTCGTCAGCACCCAGTCGGCCAGGACGACACCCGGCGTGCCGCCCTCGCTCACATCGACGGAGTGGACGACCCTGCCGACATCGCGGAAGGTCGTCGCGTTGACGTTCGACGCCGGAGCCAATGCGGCGGCCGCGAGGTCGATCCTGTCGACCCTCGAGCGCAAGCGCGCACGGGGGACGTTCTTCGTGACAGGTCGGTGGCTGGCCCGGCACCCCCGCCTCGGACGGGCGATCGCCGGCCGGTACCCGACGGGCAACCACACCTGGTCCCACCCGGACCTCACGACGCTGGCCGACAGACGGGTCCGCAGCCAGATCGTCGACACGGACCGCCGGATCCGGTCGACGACGGGCACCGAACCTCGGCCGTGGTTCCGCTTCCCGTTCGGCGCGCGCGACGCCCGGACGATCCGGATCGCCAGGTGCCTGCAGTACGGGTCGGTCCGGTGGACCGTCGACACGCTCGGATGGAAGGGCACATCGGGCGGGCAGAGCGTGAACTCGGTCGTCCGGCGCGTCCTCGACGGACTCCGCCCCGGCGCGATCATCCTCATGCACGTCGGTTCGCACCCCACCGACCGGTCGACCCTCGACGCGGACGCGTTGCCACGCATCATCGACGCCCTCCGCGCCCGCGGGTACGGACTGGTGACGCTGGATCGGTACGGCTGACGGCGGGTCGTCGTCGTCGCCGTGCGGGCACACCGCCAAACGCGGCCGATGCAACAGTGCGATGTTGCGTCGCGCGTCCATGGCATCCGGTGTCGGCCCGAAAGCGGGCAACCACCAGAAGGCACGCCGGTGCGAACTGCCGGG from the Euzebyales bacterium genome contains:
- a CDS encoding polysaccharide deacetylase family protein; the protein is MGAAMWANRLRRTLVVAVVSAMLLGLVAPATAESRRATPVAVRGATWRVRHSNSAGPPHRVFRYGRVGDVQVMGDWNRDGVSSPGVVRGNRWLLRNWPSGGPPGWRFRFGRRGDVPVVGDWNGDGRTTIGVMRGNRWLLRNRLSGGPAGRDLRFGRRGDVPVVGDWNGDGRTTIGVVRGNRWLLRNSNTGGPPHHDFRFGRRGEVPVVGDWNRDGRTTIGMVRGRRWRLRNRFSGGPPHRSYGYGACGDVFVSTQSARTTPGVPPSLTSTEWTTLPTSRKVVALTFDAGANAAAARSILSTLERKRARGTFFVTGRWLARHPRLGRAIAGRYPTGNHTWSHPDLTTLADRRVRSQIVDTDRRIRSTTGTEPRPWFRFPFGARDARTIRIARCLQYGSVRWTVDTLGWKGTSGGQSVNSVVRRVLDGLRPGAIILMHVGSHPTDRSTLDADALPRIIDALRARGYGLVTLDRYG
- a CDS encoding LD-carboxypeptidase, whose protein sequence is MPRGDHDHPATVAPLTPTVPHAVRAGDRVAVVSPCGPVLDHGLLDRGIALLASWGLDVVEGVHVRHSRGHLAGSDDQRTSDLNGAIADPAVRAIWIARGGYGITRILDRIDWDALARDPTLIVGFSDVTALLAAARHRLGLVGVHGHFVGRLAVQPEPAVTQLRRLVFGEDTETVLHGAALAGTPLTAVSGPLVGGNLTVLAALAGTPHRIDARGCVLLLEEVGEAPYRVDRLLTQLRDSGALDGVAGAAVGTPVRCDPPATRPSGSFSDVVADRLGELGVPVVTDLPIGHMPEQRAVLHGGRVTLDASTGLLTSHDRLPSRRAHGRPRSGAGPHPRR